Genomic window (Cololabis saira isolate AMF1-May2022 chromosome 10, fColSai1.1, whole genome shotgun sequence):
GTTGAACCGTACATGTTCGTTGATACcatgtttattattacatttgattctctttttttttcattccatgcatttaactttcatttcatttttatggattgttgttttccttaattaatggttttataataaggTAGTTTGCCATCAGGATTCATCCGGGGTGTTACTttaccatcttttgacacctatatgtaaataaatcctgattgatttttaatgagtggttgttgttatttcatgcaagatttggtcacaaactgattgtttaagcagagccagTGCTCGAATTGCACgccttcaattgttattctgtaagtgatagtaagatttgctgttatgcaggataatgctaatcatatgagactgattttctgctgtttagttatcattttcccccggattaaggccccgggggtggtgcccctacgagaattattatcattttgataattcaatttgataaatagtcgactttattaattattaataattatttaatagaattatcattagccttcgataactggacagccaagctacctgagttgcacaacaaaaGCAACCGAAAGTTTCTTCAGGCACGATAATGGAGAAGGccggcccatagctagtagctcttcatgctaaaataggagctgtggccttcttcATAGATTCGCCCCCAGCCAGCAAGTTCCGAGGACCCTtgtcccccctcagccagctccgaggacccgtgttcccccccagccggctccgaggacccgtgtcccccccccagccggctccgaggacccgtgtcccccccagcaagctccgaggacccgtgtccccccccagcccgccctggatgtggactgtggggacatctggaatctgtcccttgagggggggccagcgccccggacccgggtacccccgcagccggtgcccccggacccgggtacccccgcagccggcgcctcggacccgggtacccccgccgGCGCCTGGGACCCGGGTACTCCCGCAGccacgtcaagttccagagccacgtcaagttccagagccacgtcgagtcccagagccccgtcgagtcccagagccccgtcgagtcccagagccccgtcaagtctcagagccccgtcaagtcccagagccccgtcaagttccagagccccgtcaagttccagagccccgtcaagttCCAAAGccccgtcaagttccagagccccgtcaagttccagagccccgtcaagtcccagagccacgtcaagtcccagagccacgtcaagtcccagagccacgccaagtccccgagcccagccaagtccccgagcccagccaaGAATCCCTGTCACGCCCCCCACCAAGACCCAAGCCCAGGCCTCGGGGATGCCCCCCCGAGCTCTCTCGCCGGCCTGCCCAGCCTCGAGGATGGCCCCCGGAacgctctcgctggtctgctcggtcccgagggcggcccccggagctttggccatGTGGCAAAAAAATGGAGGCTGGGCTCAGAGTTGGGCCTCAGAATTGAAATTAAATCTTGGAGGCACCCTAGCCTTTCCCTGTCCCCATGGTCGTCTTGCATGCACCTCAGCCTGTCCTTGTTCCCGATGTGGTCTTGGATGCACCCCAGCCTGtctctgttccagtggtggtcttgGACGCACCCCAGTGTCTCCGCGTTCCAGTGGCGGTCTTGGACGCACACCCAAGCCTTTCCCTGTTcaagtggtggtcctggacgcactcCAGCGTGtctctgttccagtggtggtctttGACGCACCCCACCCTACCTTGTTCCCGAGGTGGGGTTGGACAGACCCCAGCCTGTCCTTGTTCCCGAGTTGGTCCTGGGtgcaccccagcctgtccatgttccagtggtggtcttggacgcaccccagcctgtccctgttccagtgcaAGTCTTGGACGCACACCAGCCTGTCCTTGTTCCAGAGGTGGTCATGGACGCACTCCAGCCTATCCCTGTTGCAGTGGTGGTCTTGGACGCACCCCGGCCTGTccttgttcccgaggtggtcatgGACGCACTCCAGCCTATCCCTGTTGCAGTGGTGGtcttggacgcaccccagcctgtccctgttccattAGTGGTCTTagacgcaccccagcctgtccttgttccagtggtggtcttggacgcaccccagcGTGTCCCGTTTCCATTGGTGGTTTTGGACTCATcccagcctgtccctgttccagtggtggtcttcgaagcaccccagcctgtccttGTTCCCGATTTGGTCTTAGGCGCACCCAGCCtttccctgttccagtggttgTCTTGGatgcaccccagcctgtccctgttcctgtcGTGGTCCTGGACGAACCCctgcctgtccctgttccagtggaaGTCTTGGATGCACACCAGCCTCTCCTTGTTCCAGAGGTGGTCTTTGATGCACCCCGGCCTGTCCTTGTTCcagaggtggtcctggacgcactcCAGCCtgtccatgttccagtggtggtcttggacgcaccccagcctgtccctgttccagtggtggtcctggactcaCCCCAGTCAGTTCCTGTCCCAGTGGTGGTCTTGGACGCACCccaacctgtccctgttccagtggtggtcttggacgcaccccagcctttGCTTGTTCCCGAGTTGGTCCTGGACGCCCCCTATCCTTTCCATGTTCCCGAGGTAGTCCTGGACGAACCCctgcctgtccctgttccagaggTGATCTTGGACGTACACCAGCCTGTCCTTGTTCCAGAGGTGGTCTTGGACGCACCCCGGCCTGTccttgttcccgaggtggtcatgGACACACTccagcctgtccctgttccagtagTGGTCatggacgcaccccagcctgtctctgttccagtggtggtcatGGACGCACCCAAGCCTCTCCCTGTTGCAGTGGTTGTCTTGGatgcaccccagcctgtccctgttccagtggtggtcttgGACGCAACCCtgcctgtccctgttcctgtcGTGGTCGTGTACGCACCCCAGTGTCTCCCCGTTCCAGTGGTGGTATTGGACGCACACCCGAGCCATTACctgttccggtggtggtccaGGACTCACCCCAGTCagttcctgttccagtggtggtgtTGAACGCACCCTATCCTTTCCATATTCCCGAGGTGGCCCTGGACGCACTCAAGCCTGTCCCTGTTgcagtggtggtcctggacgcactcCAGCCTGTCCCTGTTGCAGTGGTGGTCTTGGACAAAAGCATCCCAGCACCCCAGCCTTTGCTTTTTCCGagttggtcctggacgcaccctaTCCTTTCcatgttcccgaggtggtcctggacgaaCACCAGCCTGTTCTTGTTCCAGAGGTGGtcttggacgcaccccagcctgtccctgttccattAGGGGTCTTAGACGAACCCctgcctgtccctgttccagtggaggTCTTGGATGCACACCAGCCTGTCCTTGTTCCAGAGGTGGTCTTTGACGCACCCCGACCTGTccttgttcccgaggtggtcctggacgcactccagcctgtccctgttgcagtggtggtcttggacgcaccccaacctgtccctgttccattagtggtcttggacgcaccccagcctttCCCTGTTCCAATGATGGTCTTGGAGGCACCCTAGCCTTTCCCTCTCCCCATGGTCGTCTTGCTCGCACCCtagcctgtccctgttccagtaaTGGTCTTGGACGCATCCCAGCCTAtctctgttccagtggtggtcttggacggaccccagcctgtccctgttccagtagTGGTCatggacgcaccccagcctgcccttgttccagtggtggtcctggacgcacccaaACCTGTCCTtgttgttccagtggtggtcttgGACGCACCACAGcttgtccctgttccagtagTGGTGTTGGACGCACCCCAGCTTGTCCCTGCTtcagtggtggtcctggacgcaccccagcctgtccttGTTCCCGAGGTGGATTTGGACGCAACCCAGCCTGTCCttttcccgaggtggtcctggacacaccccagcctgtccttgtttccgaggtggtcctggacgcatccagCCTGTCCTCGTTCCAGAGgaggtcctggacgcaccccagcctgtctcttttccagtggtggtcctggacgcaccccagcctgtccctgttccagtggtggtcttgGATGCAGCTTGTGATCTGATTTGAGGCtaaaacactgaaaataaattataggtgtgtggatgatggatgtatgataGATGATCGATGATGGTTGATAGACGGATGATAAATGGAtagatggactgatggatgataggctgatggatggaaggatggatgatagatggtgTGTCGAAGGCCTGTCACTGAGGACAGGCAACACATGGCATACTTGACACGCACTAAAACCAGTCACTCATATTCATTATTTCCCTCAGTCATTGTGGTCAGTGCACGCATCACAATAAAACAATTGAACATTTACAACAATACCTGAAGTCATATATATTCCAAGAAAACATAGTCGCAGGTTACTCAAGTCaggtttttttattcatatcatACTTTAACTGGTTACTGAAGTGTACTACCTGctgtctctctcctccacagtcACTGAGGGAACCAGAGCTGCACAGGTGTGCTGATAGTGGGACATACCATGTGTGGCTGGGTTATTATTCAATTAAGTTGTGGGATAATTTGGGGATTTATTTGATAGGAGGTAATGGTATTGTTTTGGGGGCCATTGTAGAGAGCCTCTAATGTTTGCTTATTACATTTAATTGGttagttttatttgatttccaaTTAATTATGAGTTGGTCCAGAGGGAGGGGCTTAGCATTTAAAGGCCTCTGGTCAccaagatttttgtttttggtttgttcAGGTTGGAGGTTGCTGCTGAACAGAGCAGTTGCATATATCAGTGTATAATTTGGTCCctcgatttttttttagtttaatttgTTGGACGTCCGACTTTCTTGCCGTTTCATATTTTTTCGTAAATAAAACACGTTAATCTGCTTTAGCAACTCcagccatttttttttccttggacAGTGACCCACAGTTTGTGAAGAAGAGCAGAGGAGCAACGCAGGCTACGAAACCCCGGAAACAGACGCACTCCAACGTTCCAAGGCATCCACGACTGGCAGAGCAGCAGAGGACCAGCGCAGGCCGCAGAGGCCCAGAAGCAGACGCATTGTACACACCAAGACACTCACATCTGTCACAGGAACAAGACAGAGAAACCTACAAATACCACAAACGAGACCTATCTATTACTTCATGTGACACCTGTTACATTCTGAACTTCAATTCCTCTTATGAACACTGCACCTGTCACAAACCCCCAAAAACGAGACAATTATACTTTGATAAACTTAACTATTCACCTAGGAACATCAAAAGGTGTTCCAAAACATTACATACCCCTGTCAACACTGGTTTGTTTGACtggtttaaagaacagttaggattTGCTTTGCTTGAGTTTGGATTCCTCACTGTTATTTTGATTCTGATCACATGtctaaggttcacttgcaaagTATGTATCACTCAAACTATGTACTCCAGTGTAactcaacaaaaaaaataaaaaaaattgtgaattgatgaggCACTGTGACAGCGTGGCTGACCTGAAACTCCAGCTCTAGCTTCAACAAAGACTTGAACCACAGGAAtgccatatgatgaagttcctgactgtctgatatgttaataccaactcatctggccacagacttgaaccacgagaacaccctatgggtgaccagttttcttggtcacaaatatgcttaaatacgtttactatgactaaaaacccaaacctacaacttatacagtacaaagttcttcatagaatacattatactggacaaaggatgttccagatgggctttgtcacctctaatatctgttcacagtgcacagagaacaccccagataattatatgcatgctttatggttctgtacaccggtacagaggttctggaaggagatttgtgaggatttatccacatggatcaaccacagaatcccagtatgccccacggtatgtatattaggtcacctgggagacactcaaatagatcctaattggacacaccggattctcactgccttatgtatcgcaaagaaaaccattttagtaaattggaaacaaaaatccagtttatgtatcaaccattttaggaatcttttatcagatcatattagtagtgagataatgtctgcctccactgaacaacattcggctgaattgcactctctgtggtccccgtttattggcttcgttacctagtgggggcgggggggtggtgatctcgtagcccttggggttgggggtcggcttggggggtctggggcgcgggcctctggtggcccctggggggcggtggggggggccgcggggccctgtccctagccggtgggggccttgggggcctgtggggggggttacctcatggcggtgggggggggtggctggggagggctcgggcggggggctgtggctggggcgtctccgggcctcccggggggggcggggccgtggacgtgggggtcccacccggagggcccggccctgcctgggtggggggtggctgtctgcgctgggggggcattgctgccttggtcctccgtcgctgggcgggggccaagtgcccctgcggatgtggggactccgggacccttggggtgtccgccggggtggcctcgggggggggtggggccgggtccggggagcgggcttcccctgaccggggggtgcacgggcaggcgcggcggcggggtggcaccattcccaggtatctatgtcttatgttgtcagtatgaatgggaggatgttggaccgtttcctcctccgtctgggggctccggcggcgccgggggcgcccttggaggtacggtggggcccttgcccggctcggggggccggcccccgtctactggacggccggtggggggacgcgggtgtcttatcagggccggctttgctggtcctgcttcctggcttcggcctccgctccccctcttgccccccctacacgattcatacgcacataggcgaaaggcggggggtccgggtcgtggggggcactgtcccgcggggcctggcactccccgcctcacggttttaacagcaaaatagacactgcacattcaacacttaataaatacatttgacaaggacacgtagttcgggaggggggggggtctgtgtcaatcgatacttggccctccctcctccctgtttttatggcattaatcacatgcactcaacacaaggggcgggagggggtcccacatcacccgcgttccctcaccggcctgggcctgggacgggtgggtcgggttacccgggcctggcggggcccgccgtgcagcctggggtgccttctggcggtgctggatccccccggggagggggaaacggtgcgtgattgtatgtctgtgtcggtgagaatgcggtatggaagggtcctgccatggaggatttgagcctccattggcaggacatcaaaaacttaataatttatcaatattatattatacaaagatggttattattattattattattagtattattattagtattattattattattatgtatagtatattatattattattagtataggtatcggataggtgaatggatgaatgaatgggatgcctgggtctggggccctccgttgtcgggcctgcgcgggtgtcgccttgttggggggttccctctctccgggcccgtctccggtcccccccgctgcctctacggcggggcgcccctctggtcttggagggccactttcgtgggggacgggtgcgcctgcccgcgtcggcggccggggcggctctgtctctccgggcgggctggccccctgccgggtgggggtcgctggcctgaagggtgagggcctcctggccgcgtgtccggcccggaccgggtggccggggattgcctgggtcgcggtccgccgccgcgggatccctggctgcttctttccgcgccgtgggggccccgcccgcgggccccctcggccgccgccgggtgggggggggggcctcgcaggcggtgggttgcctccctcctacttctcccctctgtggggttgccggtggcctgggttccgggctcttccttgtcggcctctggtctcacgggtggcggggttgctcccccccctcccccactatagatacacttcaggtggagctttgtttggtttattacacacacacacacacacacacacacacacacacacacacacacacacacacacacacacacacacacacacacacacacacacacacatatagtaatttagtcacacgcatacacacacacacacacacacacacacacacacacacacacacacacacactcacacatgcatgatcatatacatacacacacacacacatagacatacacactggcttgttcacctgcatgctggctctctagtttttgggtttaggtagcggtagcgatagcttagctcagactgcgatcagatctcaagatttaggtcgattgctgttcgtgttttggatggctccgtgccggtttcgtgctttgtttgtggttttttttgttgcagatttccagtgcttgacgtgtgtctccgtgtgttcctgcttcctggattggcagtggatgtcgtcaccaccccccccccccaccccctccccccccaaaaaaaaaaaaaaaaaaaaaaaaaaaaaaaaaacactgggtttgtatgtgtatatttatgtatgtgtacgcatatgtgtgcgtatatatatatgtatatattacatatagtaataatgcacatatatacacgtttggtttctaccgtcatggtatcaatcaataatatgtgtgcagacaaggtaaaaaaaaaaaaaaaaaaaaaaaaaaaaaaaaaagaacttagtgacagtcatgccaaatgcccaataacggcatttggccacagatcacatctgactgtaaattgttttcgtttctcacttggcttgtttattcctgccttttgtgctttgaactaactgtataaaaagtcatgattccaaccactctgggtcggcacaccaacccagacctGATCTGTGtcggtctgctcaccgccggcttactgaataaaactcactacaccacagcggacttccgaactggttttgataatatCCTTCAACAGGACCAACGCCAGAATCTGGATTCAGGACCAGCTCCAGATGTGGAGACGGGTCCAAAGAGGAGTCTCAGAAACAGACCTGACGGTAAAGTAGAGCAGCCTTCTGAGCCACAGCTGGGGGTTAAACCGCTGGAGGGTAAAACGTCGGTAATATGTGACATCTGAGGAGAAAGATTCAGAAACAAGAACAAgtaaggtctggatccagacctgtagttcctctactgaccaagcgtctagagacaacatctgttgtattagacgctatataaataaaattgaattgaattgaattgaccactagggtctgcatccagacctgcagttcttctactgaccactagggtctggatccagacctgcagttcctctactgaccactagggtccagatccagacctgcagaagTCCCACGGTAACGTGTCTGCTGTTCAAAGTTTTAATGATTCATCAACATAATCCAGTAAGAGTGTAGACAtgtttgtttacatttacaactgTTAAGAGTCTTGTTTGCATGTTTACATCCAACTAGTaatatttctggttaaaatcTATCGTGGGCAGCTGTGTGTAGTAGCAGTTGTGTATTTCCTCCACAGCTGTCCAACCACAGATAACAGTCTGTGATACTAAACTCAGAACCAACCTGCATGTGTTTGTGGGAACATGAAGGTTTTAGTGCTTCTGCATCATGTGACCCAGACCGAGCTGtcaatcagcagcagcagcttctctgtGGTCTGCAGGGGCTGATGGGAGTTTCCAGGAGCTGCTAGAAAGCAGCTTTTCCTGCTCTGGTCTCACAGCTCGTCCTTGTTGGGTCTGGGCTGCATCAGAGCTCCACTTCTCCCCAGGTTCACCAGAGGAAACACCACGGACCAAAATGCTTTTCCTCCCAGCTGCTGCTCTGTGCTGTCTGTGTTCAGGTGAGTGtttccagccaatcaggagcCCCCAAACTCCACCTGGAACAAACACCGTCACACTGACCTtcacctgtctgtctgtgtctctgcagggctggttgccatggcagcaGAGCTGGTTCAGGACGATTTAACTCTGACCAGGAGAGTTGGACAAAGTGTCTCCTTCAGCTGTGGACAAACGTATCAGTGTGATGGTGCCTACATATTCTGGtatcagaaaaaagaaatggaaactTTCAGAGCCATTCTTGATATTCACAGAAAGACCAGTAAAATTGATTCAAACTACAATCATCCTCAGAAAGCAGATTTCTCAGCTGAAAATACACAGAACGGTTGTTTGTTGAAGCTAAACAGAGTTAAACTGGATCATTCAGCCACCTACTACTGCTCCTGTTGGAAGATAGACGCCCACAGTGAGAACAGATCCCTGCAGCCTGAACAAAAACCTCCAGCTGAACAGATGTCAAACACAGTTTCAGATCAGAATCCCATAATAGTTTGGGTTTCATAGAAGTTTAATTCTGTGTAACATCAGTATTACAGGGAACTTTAAACAGCCACAACAACTAAATTATGTCCATATTTCCTCCCTCTGGAGAGCAGCTCTGACAGAGGAAATAAGCTGTTGCCGTGGCAACAATTACAGTCTGGGCGTTCAACGGCTGACAGGTTTTTGTACGAGTCTTTCTCACCGTGGGAGGGAAACGGTACCACATCTTTGGACCTGGAAGTAAACTGTATGTAACCGGTAAGAAGCAACATTTCTCTTCCTTCAGTTGTTTGATTGTAGAAgttgaaaatgtgtttaaagtcAGTTTGAGCTGCTTCAGACTTTCCATGTTAGTTTGTTCATGTTTAGTAGAGAACTCATCATGCAGCCGTTGCTACAGAAGAGAAGCTCCATCATTTCTGGAAACATGTTTAAATGTCTCCCAACAACTAAAcgtgttctttatttctgcaaaTATCAGAGATGTTACAAATATTGATGTTTGATCATCTCAGTAATTCGGGAGCATCTGCTGCTCTTTGAACACAAGACGACTTTGAGCTCAAATACAATTTAATAGTGATTTACAGCTGGATTTAGGAACGTTCCTGGAAAGATGGAACTGCAAATATATTCACTCAGAACTTTATTAAGTTCAGCAGTTGGACTGAATAAAGTAGCTGCTTAGTTCACGTGGAAGAGAAGAACTCATCTTTATTCTCAGTCAGTCGCCTTTTTATTCAGTCAACTAGAAAAAGGTTTTAGCAAAGTATTAAATAGTGAAATgagtgaaattaaaataaataacacatttatggactgtttgaaataaatatttcatcaaCAATTAAAAAGAACGTATCAATGACTTGAATATAGTGAATAtatttttatcttgttttttaaTCTACAGTTTAAATGATTAATATATTCGAACATCTTCAATAATGTTATCAAACCTGATTTTTATGTATTAGATTGGATTTCAATGATTCATTTATATTGATAAAGTTTGGTTTAAATGTTAATATGTGAATGTTGTTGAGAGGATCAGACACACAAACGTGTTTTTAATGATTAGACTAAAAAACATCAGAGTAAAGACTTTATTTTCCTCCAGATGGAGTTGGTTTCAGAGTCAGAACAGTTCACATTAGGACTCGGAcagtttcagagataaaacatggaacataaaatataaaactaaataaaaccattaaaaaaaaaaaaaactggaaccggaagaaataaaaaaacaaatattaaaatgtGCATGTAAATTTTATTAGAAAGGAAACAATAACTTGTGATATTAATGTTCTGTGATCTGAGTCCaaccaaaaatgtttaaaaatacacATAAATCTTATAAAACAGTGATTAGTTCAGcagtaaaatataatttaatcacttttatgtctaaagcgtctattacaacagaagtgtctccaggatgtttccagagaccagaacacgacccccgagcaattattacataaacaagatTGTATATTCCAGATTCCCGTCTCCCACAGAGGACAGACGTGGACCAGCGGCTGTAGCCACAACATTGTTTTAGAGTCATAAATAGAACTGGTTCATCCCTCTCCCTCACCTGCACTCACACATATTCAGAGATGGATCATGtctctgtctgtgtttgttgttgttgttgaacaAAAATGAACTAAAGATGTTAGAAGAAGGACAATGTTGGTAAAATGACGTCCCTTCTGGCTTCTTCAGGAGttaagagtttgagtttttttcacgatatgtttattgttgttttttaaatttattcaaCCATACAACATTACGCATACattacacagacacatacattAAACTTGCACCATTCTCTATACAAAGGTAAATAATTATATTTGATTAACCAAttgggaggaaaaataaaataaataaattaaatataaaattaaaaaataaaataaatcaaaatgatattCTCCAGAATTTTAACAAGTTGTTTTCAGGTAAATCTTGCACAATCCTCCATCATATTGTTCATATATGGTTCCCAGAGTTAGACAAAGTCTTTCCGTTTTCCCTTATCAATGTACGTTAGTCTTTCCAGTCCAATACAGTTAGAAAGCTCCTTATCCACATTCTCAATGTAGGAGGATCCAGACTTTTCCAACATGATGCAATAGCTCTCCTGGCCTGAAGAAGTCCAAAGTCCAGAACTGTATATTGCTTTGATGTGGTTGAGCAGTTAAGAGTTAAAAGTTAGGATTGAATCTCCTGCCGGGAGGTGTTGACCACCAACGGCAGGTGAAGGATCATCAGGGGTGCAGACCTCTGCAGAAACACGTGTTGGCCTCAGTTTTGTAGCTGCATTGATGAGTGTTTAGTGATCAGAGTCCACGTGGTTTCCAGGATCAGGCTGAATgctggaagctgctgctgactGTGTGAATGTGTCTGTGTCCAACTTCAGATGAGCAGGTAGTGAAGCCCGTGGTGAGCGTGTACCCAGCAGCATCCAGAGTCCACCTGGGGGGGGGCAGCTCCCTGCTGTGTGTGGCCTCAGCCATGTTTCCTCCTGGGGTCCGGTTCTCCTGGAAAAGACAGAAGAAGAACGGCCCGCTGGAGGACGTCCCCCCTGCCGAGGGAGAGCAGGTGGAGCTCAGAGAGCCGGGACGCAGCGCCTCCATCATGGTGGTCCACC
Coding sequences:
- the LOC133451819 gene encoding immunoglobulin lambda-1 light chain-like; this translates as MLFLPAAALCCLCSGLVAMAAELVQDDLTLTRRVGQSVSFSCGQTYQCDGAYIFWYQKKEMETFRAILDIHRKTSKIDSNYNHPQKADFSAENTQNGCLLKLNRVKLDHSATYYCSCWKIDAHRKRYHIFGPGSKLYVTDEQVVKPVVSVYPAASRVHLGGGSSLLCVASAMFPPGVRFSWKRQKKNGPLEDVPPAEGEQVELREPGRSASIMVVHRLHQDTYRYSCYVKHEGGTVEAQTQETQLHVETLSKTAEDGHLSLQLPTSSFSVSELPGSEVFQQSECRVKLLCLLYTVLTLKSLLYCCGLSLLMVLRNKGPSTN